A single genomic interval of Ammospiza caudacuta isolate bAmmCau1 chromosome 19, bAmmCau1.pri, whole genome shotgun sequence harbors:
- the SSTR2 gene encoding somatostatin receptor type 2, with amino-acid sequence MEYELPNATAFWFSPASPLDNFSLEAPANASQNATGQHFDLTSNAILTFIYFVVCIVGLCGNTLVIYVILRYAKMKTITNIYILNLAIADELFMLGLPFLAMQVALVHWPFGKALCRIVMTVDGINQFTSIFCLTVMSVDRYLAVVHPIKSAKWRRPRTAKMINVAVWGVSLLVIMPIMIYAGVQHNHGRSSCTIIWPGESGAWYTGFIIYAFILGFLVPLTIICLCYLFIIIKVKSSGIRVGSSKRKKSEKKVTRMVSIVVAVFIFCWLPFYIFNVSSVSVMIVPTPVLKGMFDFVVVLSYANSCANPILYAFLSDNFKKSFQNVLCLVKVSGMDEADRSDSKQDKSRLNETTETQRTLLNGDLQTSI; translated from the coding sequence ATGGAGTACGAGCTGCCCAACGCCACCGCCTTCTGGTTCTCCCCGGCCTCCCCCTTGGACAACTTCTCCCTGGAGGCGCCCGCCAACGCCTCCCAGAACGCCACGGGCCAGCACTTCGACCTGACCAGCAACGCCATCCTCACCTTCATCTACTTCGTGGTGTGCATCGTGGGGCTGTGCGGCAACACGCTGGTCATCTACGTCATCCTGCGCTACGCCAAGATGAAAACCATCACCAACATCTACATCCTCAACCTGGCCATCGCCGACGAGCTCTTCATGCTGGGCCTGCCCTTCCTGGCCATGCAGGTGGCCCTGGTGCACTGGCCCTTCGGCAAAGCCCTCTGCAGGATCGTCATGACCGTGGACGGCATCAACCAGTTCACCAGCATCTTCTGCCTGACGGTGATGAGCGTCGACCGCTACCTGGCCGTGGTGCATCCCATCAAATCCGCCAAGTGGAGGCGGCCCAGGACAGCCAAAATGATCAACGTGGCCGTCTGGGGCGTCTCCCTGCTGGTGATCATGCCCATCATGATTTACGCCGGCGTGCAGCACAACCACGGCAGGAGTAGCTGCACCATCATCTGGCCGGGAGAGTCGGGCGCCTGGTACACGGGCTTCATCATCTACGCCTTCATCCTGGGCTTCCTGGTGCCTCTCACCATCATCTGCCTTTGCTACCTGTTCATCATCATCAAAGTCAAGTCCTCGGGCATCAGGGTGGGCTCCTCCAAGAGGAAAAAGTCCGAGAAGAAAGTCACCAGGATGGTGTCCATCGTGGTGGCCGTCTTCATCTTCTGCTGGCTCCCCTTCTACATCTTCAACGTCTCCTCCGTGTCCGTCATGATCGTGCCCACGCCCGTCCTCAAGGGCATGTTCGACTTCGTGGTGGTGCTGAGCTACGCCAACAGCTGTGCCAACCCCATCCTCTACGCCTTCCTGTCCGACAACTTCAAGAAGAGCTTTCAGAACGTGCTGTGCCTGGTCAAGGTCAGCGGCATGGACGAGGCCGACCGCAGCGACAGCAAGCAGGACAAGTCCCGCCTCAACGAGACCACGGAGACGCAGAGGACCCTGCTCAACGGCGACCTGCAGACGAGCATCTGA